From a region of the Sporosarcina ureilytica genome:
- a CDS encoding YitT family protein, which translates to MFFIEAKRIAVVIFGSFLLAISLNFFLINANVYASGFAGAAQLTSSVFEDLLGMHVSTGILLFLFNIPVFILGWYKVGKGFTIYSIVSVICATFFLEILPIISVSNDIILNTVVGGVVSGIGIGLSLKWGASTGGMDIVAMVLSRLQDKPIGIYFLVLNGVIIVLAGFLYEPENALYTLIALYVTTAVIDAIHTRHEKVTAMIITRKADELQCAIHEKMIRGITILPAKGAYTKEENNMLYLVITRYELYDLEKIIADVDPNAFTNIVQTVGIFGYFRREGEEIN; encoded by the coding sequence ATGTTTTTTATAGAAGCAAAAAGAATAGCTGTCGTGATATTCGGCTCATTTTTACTTGCCATTTCGCTAAATTTCTTTTTAATTAATGCGAATGTGTACGCAAGCGGATTTGCTGGGGCAGCACAGTTAACATCCAGTGTTTTTGAGGATTTATTAGGGATGCATGTGAGTACAGGAATTCTCCTATTCCTATTCAACATTCCTGTCTTTATATTGGGTTGGTACAAAGTCGGGAAAGGCTTTACAATCTATAGTATTGTTTCTGTTATTTGTGCAACCTTTTTCTTGGAAATATTACCTATCATCTCTGTATCAAATGATATTATTTTAAATACCGTTGTAGGTGGAGTTGTCAGCGGTATTGGTATAGGTCTTTCCTTAAAATGGGGAGCTTCAACAGGCGGGATGGATATCGTCGCGATGGTATTATCACGCCTACAAGATAAGCCAATTGGGATATATTTCTTAGTGCTCAATGGTGTGATTATTGTGCTTGCAGGCTTTTTATATGAACCTGAAAATGCACTCTATACACTCATCGCACTTTACGTAACAACTGCCGTCATCGATGCGATTCATACACGTCATGAAAAAGTGACAGCGATGATCATTACGCGGAAAGCAGACGAATTGCAATGTGCCATTCACGAAAAAATGATACGTGGTATTACGATTCTGCCTGCAAAAGGCGCTTATACAAAAGAAGAGAATAATATGCTGTATCTCGTAATTACACGCTATGAATTGTATGATTTGGAAAAGATTATCGCTGATGTAGATCCGAATGCCTTTACGAATATCGTTCAAACTGTAGGGATTTTTGGATACTTTAGACGCGAGGGCGAAGAAATTAATTAA
- a CDS encoding DUF1648 domain-containing protein: MFDRPKLKLKLTPLELVLNVITIILFVGSLVYLFVSWTTLPNEVPAHYNSLGEVDRWGHKWEMVILPIIAVILWIGMTILEKYPHVYNYMNLTKENIEAQYLNGRLMVNVIKNIITIIFAYINWNNIQVALGRHESLGTWFTPMFFICIFIPTGYFIFRSIRLSRE; this comes from the coding sequence ATGTTTGATAGACCAAAGTTAAAGTTGAAACTCACTCCGTTAGAATTGGTGCTAAACGTGATAACAATCATTTTATTCGTCGGAAGTCTTGTTTATTTATTTGTAAGTTGGACGACTTTGCCAAACGAAGTGCCCGCGCATTATAATTCGCTTGGAGAAGTAGACCGTTGGGGGCATAAATGGGAAATGGTGATTCTTCCGATCATCGCGGTTATCCTGTGGATAGGCATGACGATTTTGGAGAAATACCCACATGTATATAACTATATGAATTTAACGAAAGAAAATATTGAAGCACAATATTTGAATGGACGTCTTATGGTGAATGTGATAAAAAATATCATCACGATTATTTTTGCATATATAAATTGGAATAACATTCAAGTGGCTTTGGGCCGTCATGAATCACTTGGTACATGGTTTACGCCTATGTTTTTTATATGTATTTTTATCCCAACTGGGTATTTTATCTTTCGTTCGATTCGTTTGTCGAGGGAGTAG
- a CDS encoding ThiF family adenylyltransferase — MNNRYSRQELFAPIGIEGQKRIRAANIFILGAGALGSSSGEMLVRAGVKRVTIVDRDIIDWTNLHRQQLYTEQDVIDQLPKAVAAEKRLKSINGDVDVSGMVVDVTAENVLDLIEGHDVILDATDNIETRLLMNDAALKRSLPFFIGACVGSYGLTFPIGIKEEQPCLHCLLETLPPQSLTCDTVGVISPIVVTTAARQVADVLKYITGNEFMPKLESANLWTGERSSMNVESLKKDNCPSCSAESVYPYLSARESTRFAVLCGRDTVQLSWPPNRRVELKTFVNSVEPIVQKLIHNPHLAAFEFDSHRIVLFRDGRMLIHGTKDIAEARMIAAKLLG; from the coding sequence TTGAATAACCGTTATTCACGACAAGAACTGTTCGCACCGATTGGGATAGAAGGACAAAAACGAATTCGTGCAGCAAATATCTTTATTCTCGGGGCCGGTGCACTTGGTTCTTCCTCTGGAGAAATGTTGGTACGCGCTGGCGTTAAGCGTGTGACCATTGTCGACCGAGACATTATCGATTGGACCAATTTGCACCGTCAACAACTGTATACAGAACAAGATGTTATCGATCAATTGCCAAAAGCAGTGGCGGCGGAGAAACGTTTGAAGAGCATTAACGGGGATGTGGATGTGTCTGGAATGGTCGTTGATGTGACAGCAGAAAATGTACTCGATTTAATTGAAGGACATGACGTAATTTTGGATGCAACCGATAATATCGAAACGCGGTTACTCATGAATGACGCTGCGTTGAAGCGCAGCCTCCCCTTTTTTATAGGGGCATGCGTAGGCAGTTACGGATTAACTTTCCCGATTGGCATAAAAGAAGAACAACCATGCTTGCATTGTTTACTTGAAACGTTACCACCTCAGTCATTAACTTGCGATACGGTCGGTGTCATTAGTCCGATTGTCGTTACAACTGCCGCCCGCCAAGTTGCAGATGTACTTAAATACATTACGGGCAATGAATTTATGCCGAAACTCGAATCTGCAAATTTATGGACAGGTGAAAGGTCTTCGATGAATGTCGAAAGCTTGAAAAAAGACAATTGCCCAAGCTGCTCGGCTGAGTCGGTATACCCCTATTTATCCGCCCGTGAATCTACTCGTTTTGCAGTGCTCTGCGGACGTGATACCGTTCAACTGTCGTGGCCGCCAAACCGCCGTGTCGAATTAAAAACATTCGTGAATTCCGTCGAACCTATTGTGCAGAAACTTATCCACAATCCGCATCTTGCTGCCTTTGAATTCGACAGTCACCGCATCGTCTTGTTCCGAGACGGACGGATGCTAATTCACGGAACAAAAGACATTGCCGAAGCCCGAATGATTGCAGCGAAATTGTTAGGATAA
- a CDS encoding thiazole synthase, which produces MLKIGNHSFSSRLLLGTGKYPSFETQKEAVRVSEAEILTFAVRRMNIFEPSQPNFLEKLDLSKYTLLPNTAGAKTAEEAVRIAKLAKASGLCDMVKVEIIGCDHSLLPDPVETLRATEMLLDEGFIVLPYTSDDVVLARRLCEMGVHAIMPGAAPIGSGRGILNPLNLSFIIEQSEVPVIIDAGIGSPKDAAYAMELGADAVLLNTAVSEAKDPVKMAEAMKLAIEAGRLGFEAGRMPERDYAVASSPMEGLLPN; this is translated from the coding sequence ATGCTAAAAATAGGAAACCATTCATTTTCATCGAGATTATTGTTAGGAACTGGTAAATATCCATCATTTGAGACTCAAAAAGAAGCTGTTCGTGTTTCTGAAGCAGAAATTTTAACATTCGCGGTCCGTCGAATGAACATTTTTGAACCATCACAACCAAATTTCTTAGAAAAACTTGATCTTTCAAAATATACTTTGCTACCCAATACCGCTGGTGCAAAAACAGCTGAGGAAGCCGTTCGTATCGCAAAACTCGCAAAGGCATCCGGTTTATGCGACATGGTTAAGGTAGAAATTATTGGCTGTGACCACTCCTTGTTGCCAGACCCAGTTGAAACATTACGTGCAACTGAAATGTTATTGGATGAAGGTTTTATCGTACTTCCCTATACATCTGATGACGTTGTACTTGCCCGCAGATTATGTGAAATGGGTGTCCATGCCATCATGCCTGGAGCAGCCCCTATCGGATCAGGCCGCGGCATTTTAAATCCATTGAATTTGTCCTTCATTATCGAACAATCGGAAGTCCCTGTCATTATCGATGCTGGCATTGGTTCTCCAAAAGATGCAGCCTATGCGATGGAACTCGGCGCGGATGCTGTTTTATTAAACACGGCCGTATCCGAAGCAAAGGACCCAGTGAAAATGGCAGAAGCGATGAAACTTGCGATTGAAGCGGGACGACTTGGTTTTGAGGCTGGACGGATGCCTGAACGTGACTACGCAGTAGCCAGCAGCCCGATGGAAGGACTCTTGCCAAATTGA
- the thiS gene encoding sulfur carrier protein ThiS, with amino-acid sequence MTKKIELNGNTQEIPKAVENVQQLLVHLNLEERILIVELNKNILEKDAYDKPIMDRDQIEIIHFVGGG; translated from the coding sequence ATGACTAAAAAAATTGAACTAAATGGGAACACACAAGAAATTCCAAAAGCCGTTGAGAATGTTCAGCAATTGCTTGTCCACTTAAATCTTGAGGAAAGAATTCTTATTGTGGAATTGAATAAAAACATTCTCGAAAAAGACGCTTATGATAAACCAATTATGGACCGAGACCAGATTGAAATTATTCACTTTGTAGGAGGCGGATGA
- a CDS encoding thiamine phosphate synthase, giving the protein MKLIVVTNDRMPIDELIHTLLSIEPYIDAVILREKSKTDTEILKLIQKLKAVNFNVKKMIVHGNPTIASSEQIDKVQLPGGLSLPDLLRKYPALSFGKSIHSLEDAIAAEADGAETVLYGHLFKTNSKPGLQPRGTDDLRHIVSSLTIPVYAIGGILPSHIEQLREVGIAGVAVMSTIFESDHPKNIAKEYYDAIHT; this is encoded by the coding sequence ATGAAGCTCATTGTAGTTACGAATGACCGTATGCCGATAGATGAATTAATTCACACATTACTATCTATTGAACCGTATATTGACGCAGTGATTTTAAGAGAAAAGTCGAAAACAGATACAGAGATATTGAAATTAATTCAAAAGCTAAAAGCAGTGAATTTTAACGTAAAGAAAATGATTGTCCACGGAAATCCTACGATTGCAAGTTCCGAACAAATTGATAAAGTACAATTGCCAGGCGGATTATCACTTCCTGATTTATTGCGTAAGTATCCAGCGCTGTCATTTGGAAAATCCATCCACTCTCTTGAAGATGCGATAGCTGCCGAGGCAGATGGCGCAGAAACTGTGTTATATGGTCATTTATTTAAAACAAATTCAAAACCCGGATTGCAACCGCGCGGAACCGATGACTTGCGGCATATTGTTTCGTCGCTAACCATTCCTGTCTACGCGATTGGCGGCATTCTTCCAAGTCATATCGAACAATTAAGAGAAGTAGGGATCGCAGGCGTAGCGGTAATGTCTACTATATTTGAAAGCGATCATCCAAAAAACATCGCCAAAGAGTATTATGATGCCATTCATACATAG
- a CDS encoding Crp/Fnr family transcriptional regulator → MTENNHCEHGAVEMQKMCISIVPIFNHLTTAEMSEIVKTTNSVKHPRGHTIYRANEPSDGLYIVHKGRVKIYRLSDTGKEQLVRILEPGDFTGELSLFSESVHDAYAEAMEPVELCVMGRDDFQQFLLKYPAISLKVLTEFSTRLSKTEKQAASIAMESTETRIAMYLANVVEEKKSKRITLPMSRKDLASHLGTTPETVSRKLADFEEAGWIRQHTPSKIEIIDLDSLLLV, encoded by the coding sequence TTGACAGAAAACAATCATTGCGAACATGGAGCCGTGGAGATGCAGAAAATGTGCATCTCTATTGTGCCGATATTTAATCATTTAACAACTGCTGAAATGAGTGAAATTGTCAAAACTACTAATTCTGTAAAACATCCACGAGGCCATACAATTTATCGAGCGAATGAACCGTCAGATGGGTTATATATCGTTCATAAGGGTCGGGTGAAAATTTATCGTTTATCAGACACTGGCAAAGAACAACTTGTGCGTATTCTAGAACCAGGCGATTTCACTGGAGAACTTTCTTTATTCTCTGAATCCGTGCACGATGCCTATGCAGAAGCGATGGAACCCGTAGAATTATGTGTGATGGGAAGAGATGATTTCCAACAGTTTTTATTGAAATATCCCGCAATCTCCTTAAAAGTCCTCACTGAATTTTCAACGAGATTGTCTAAGACCGAAAAACAGGCAGCAAGCATTGCGATGGAATCCACCGAGACAAGAATCGCGATGTACCTTGCAAATGTAGTCGAGGAAAAGAAAAGTAAACGCATTACACTGCCGATGAGTCGAAAAGACCTCGCTTCTCATCTTGGGACAACACCTGAAACGGTCAGCCGAAAACTAGCTGACTTTGAAGAGGCTGGATGGATTCGACAGCATACACCTAGCAAAATAGAAATTATAGATTTAGATAGTTTACTACTCGTCTAA
- a CDS encoding heavy metal translocating P-type ATPase, translating into MNARRTSQITAVTGALLLIAIGLHLGGLHEWRQGTLILATVIAGTPIAIKAFQAIRMKTFSIELLVTIAVVGALFIGEYVESAAVTFLFLFGAFLEVRTLEKTRSSLRSLIDMAPVEATVLRDGETMTISVDDVEEGDRVIVRSGEKVAIDGEIISGKATLNESAITGESVPVTKTKQDRVFSSSILENGFIEVLADRVGDDTTFARIIELVEDAQETKSKTQKFLDRFANIYTPAIVVMSILVYLVTRNIEMTLTFLVVACPGALVISAPVSIVAGIGNGARNGALIKGGEIMENLGKIDTVVFDKTGTLTRGRPEVTDIHTVGPNENDLLRIVAEAEMISEHHLGQTIVKEAEQRNLALVNEPENAEVIEGNGIRAEIEGQALVIGNRKLMRTNGIEIASKVEAYAIEREKAGNTAIFAAIDGTIAGIISIADQIRPEAASALQELRENGIKQIIMLTGDNRHTAELVGKQLGLDAVHAELLPEDKVAMVQKLKNAGHRVAMAGDGINDAPAIATADIGLAMGEGGTDISMETADVVLMADRLDQFSHAYSLAKATVRNMRQNTFFAVGTVVILLAGVLFGKVFLASGMLIHELSVLLVILNAVRLMRYNNKNGKNENATPILQTE; encoded by the coding sequence ATGAATGCAAGAAGAACCTCACAAATTACCGCCGTTACAGGGGCTTTGCTTCTTATCGCTATCGGTCTCCACCTCGGAGGCCTGCACGAATGGCGGCAAGGGACACTTATTTTAGCGACGGTTATTGCGGGTACTCCAATTGCCATCAAAGCGTTCCAAGCAATTCGAATGAAAACATTTAGCATCGAATTACTCGTGACCATTGCTGTTGTCGGTGCACTGTTTATTGGAGAGTACGTTGAGTCAGCAGCAGTCACCTTTTTATTCCTATTCGGTGCTTTTTTAGAAGTACGGACATTAGAAAAAACACGGTCTTCCCTTCGTTCACTAATCGATATGGCGCCTGTCGAGGCAACCGTTTTACGTGACGGAGAAACGATGACTATTTCCGTCGATGATGTAGAAGAAGGAGACCGCGTCATCGTCCGTTCGGGTGAAAAAGTTGCGATTGATGGAGAAATTATTTCCGGTAAAGCCACTTTAAATGAATCTGCCATTACTGGTGAATCTGTACCCGTAACGAAAACAAAACAAGATCGTGTATTCAGCAGTTCTATCTTAGAAAATGGATTTATCGAAGTGCTTGCTGACCGTGTTGGAGATGATACAACTTTCGCGCGTATTATCGAACTTGTTGAAGATGCACAAGAAACAAAATCTAAAACACAAAAGTTTCTTGATCGATTTGCAAATATTTACACACCAGCAATTGTCGTTATGTCCATTCTCGTTTATTTAGTCACGAGAAATATTGAAATGACACTTACTTTCCTAGTTGTCGCTTGTCCCGGTGCACTTGTGATTTCAGCCCCTGTTTCAATCGTTGCAGGGATTGGTAATGGTGCCCGTAATGGCGCCTTGATTAAAGGTGGAGAAATCATGGAAAATCTCGGAAAAATTGACACAGTCGTTTTTGATAAAACAGGTACGTTGACTCGCGGACGTCCTGAAGTAACGGATATCCATACTGTTGGCCCCAATGAAAACGACTTACTACGTATCGTTGCCGAGGCAGAAATGATTTCTGAACACCATCTTGGTCAAACGATTGTAAAAGAAGCAGAACAACGAAATCTTGCGCTTGTGAATGAGCCCGAAAATGCAGAAGTGATTGAAGGAAATGGGATTCGTGCGGAAATTGAAGGTCAGGCGCTCGTGATTGGAAATCGAAAACTAATGCGTACCAACGGCATAGAGATTGCTAGCAAAGTCGAAGCTTATGCAATAGAACGTGAAAAGGCTGGAAATACTGCCATTTTTGCAGCCATTGACGGAACCATTGCGGGAATCATCTCCATCGCAGATCAAATTCGTCCTGAAGCTGCAAGCGCACTACAAGAGTTACGCGAAAACGGCATCAAACAAATCATTATGTTAACTGGTGATAACCGACATACCGCCGAACTTGTCGGCAAGCAACTTGGCCTTGACGCGGTACACGCGGAGCTATTACCTGAAGACAAGGTTGCCATGGTCCAAAAGTTAAAGAATGCAGGTCACCGTGTTGCTATGGCAGGAGACGGTATTAACGACGCACCTGCAATCGCGACTGCTGACATCGGGCTTGCAATGGGCGAAGGCGGAACGGATATTTCAATGGAAACTGCGGATGTTGTTTTAATGGCAGACCGACTCGACCAATTTTCACACGCCTATTCTTTAGCAAAAGCCACTGTACGTAATATGCGACAGAACACATTCTTTGCGGTAGGAACAGTAGTAATCTTACTGGCAGGTGTCCTATTCGGAAAAGTATTCTTAGCATCTGGTATGCTGATTCACGAACTAAGTGTACTTCTAGTTATTCTTAACGCTGTTCGATTAATGCGTTATAATAACAAGAACGGTAAAAATGAGAATGCGACGCCAATCCTGCAAACTGAATGA
- a CDS encoding heavy-metal-associated domain-containing protein, with translation MKKAVFNLEPLGCPTCVKKIQSTLEKMEGVEEVKVLFHSNRVRTQFDENKVQAEDIQNTITKLGYPVLSQKVS, from the coding sequence ATGAAAAAAGCTGTTTTTAATCTTGAACCACTTGGTTGCCCGACTTGTGTGAAAAAAATCCAGAGTACACTGGAGAAAATGGAGGGCGTTGAGGAAGTAAAAGTTCTTTTCCACTCCAACCGTGTCCGCACACAGTTTGATGAAAACAAGGTCCAAGCAGAAGATATTCAAAACACAATTACTAAACTTGGGTACCCTGTTCTTTCACAAAAAGTTTCATAA
- a CDS encoding GGDEF domain-containing protein: MLKKKQSFHDLRRNLLLVVLPILFLSALFSIVLGNRVFLFDVYIELFFACTFMLGWFATLVNRRMKYLEIIILFGLYTYHVVSVTNVVRRHRGIEGAIDFDSYIVWLPLILIWTFAIWRKKVAIGVSLFLLIGTIIPGVYYMNELNQSFLESFAQLILSMIVYILVLIYSFKIVKAHAEVEIMRRQLRIDPLTQIGNRFQVDEWLQSFLNEKKEDDYSIIFFDIDHFKKINDQFGHSVGDEVLREFTQVVQNELRNNEYFGRWGGEEFMIILRGSECVAYTLAENLRQAIESFRFTGVNRVTASFGVSEFIQGDTAHSLLLRVDKRLYVSKENGRNRVTGKMEE, translated from the coding sequence ATGTTAAAAAAGAAACAGTCATTTCATGATTTAAGAAGAAACTTATTATTAGTAGTTTTACCTATTTTATTTCTCAGCGCTTTATTTTCGATCGTTTTAGGCAATCGAGTTTTTCTGTTTGATGTTTATATAGAACTATTCTTTGCTTGTACTTTCATGCTTGGATGGTTTGCTACATTAGTCAATCGCCGGATGAAGTATTTGGAGATTATCATATTATTTGGGTTGTATACTTATCATGTGGTGAGCGTTACAAACGTAGTAAGAAGACATAGAGGGATTGAAGGGGCAATCGATTTCGATTCATATATCGTTTGGCTTCCACTCATCCTCATTTGGACATTTGCAATATGGAGAAAAAAGGTGGCTATAGGAGTCTCTTTATTCTTACTGATTGGCACAATCATTCCAGGCGTTTATTATATGAACGAATTAAATCAGTCATTTCTGGAATCATTTGCCCAGCTAATCTTGTCTATGATTGTCTATATTTTGGTGCTCATCTATTCATTTAAGATTGTGAAGGCGCATGCGGAAGTAGAAATCATGCGTCGTCAATTACGTATAGATCCGCTCACGCAAATTGGGAACCGTTTTCAAGTTGATGAGTGGTTGCAGTCTTTTTTGAACGAGAAAAAGGAAGATGATTATTCGATTATCTTTTTTGATATCGATCATTTTAAGAAAATTAATGATCAATTTGGGCATAGTGTAGGTGATGAGGTATTACGGGAATTTACGCAGGTCGTTCAAAATGAGTTAAGAAATAACGAGTATTTTGGCCGCTGGGGTGGCGAGGAGTTTATGATTATCCTTCGCGGATCAGAATGTGTTGCATATACGTTAGCGGAAAATTTACGCCAGGCCATTGAATCTTTTCGTTTTACTGGTGTCAATCGGGTAACAGCGAGTTTTGGCGTTTCTGAATTTATTCAGGGGGATACGGCGCATTCCTTGTTATTAAGGGTGGATAAAAGACTTTACGTATCTAAAGAAAATGGACGAAACCGAGTAACAGGTAAAATGGAGGAATAA
- a CDS encoding phosphoribosylaminoimidazolesuccinocarboxamide synthase yields MKLIYKGKTKDVFEAENGQVLLKFKDDVTGEDGVFDPGANTVGLTIEGMGQSGLRMTTYFFEKLAEKGIPTHFVESNLEEATMLVKSANMFGAGLEVICRYRAVGSFLKRYGAYCEEGQPLDAFVEVTLKDDKRNDPPINQDGLAQLGILTKAEYETLVKLTKEISSVVKDELAVKGLELYDIKLEFGLDAEGNMMLIDEISGGNMRAYKDGQSVQPLELEKMLLQ; encoded by the coding sequence ATGAAACTCATTTATAAAGGTAAAACGAAAGATGTATTTGAAGCTGAAAATGGTCAAGTATTGCTAAAGTTTAAAGATGATGTAACAGGCGAAGATGGTGTTTTTGACCCGGGTGCCAATACAGTCGGTTTGACGATTGAAGGTATGGGCCAGTCAGGGTTACGTATGACAACCTATTTTTTTGAAAAACTTGCGGAAAAAGGAATCCCTACGCATTTCGTGGAATCAAATCTTGAAGAAGCCACGATGCTCGTGAAGTCAGCGAATATGTTCGGTGCAGGTCTAGAAGTGATTTGTAGGTATCGCGCGGTAGGTAGTTTCTTAAAACGGTATGGTGCATACTGTGAAGAAGGTCAACCATTAGATGCATTCGTGGAAGTCACGTTAAAAGATGATAAGCGCAATGATCCACCTATTAATCAGGATGGGCTTGCGCAATTAGGCATTTTAACAAAGGCAGAATACGAAACACTCGTGAAGTTAACAAAAGAAATATCTTCCGTTGTGAAAGATGAGTTGGCTGTCAAAGGCTTAGAACTTTATGATATTAAACTTGAGTTTGGTCTGGATGCAGAAGGAAATATGATGCTCATAGACGAAATTTCTGGCGGTAATATGCGTGCATATAAAGATGGACAATCTGTACAGCCGCTTGAATTAGAAAAAATGTTACTCCAGTAA